Proteins encoded by one window of Halichondria panicea chromosome 8, odHalPani1.1, whole genome shotgun sequence:
- the LOC135340524 gene encoding uncharacterized protein LOC135340524, with protein MATRYSQLNIDTLKQKTGVTDTQLDQTIEQEQLWSLAGVLGSYDKFVRKPGFDLNNADIADLETIASKRNGNQQAMYEALRKWENVIRDFTYRSLLEILLSFREGALADQVCRTFIQTQASELNKEDAVSLSPAPDRISLPTRPPIPDLVEPNSMATGTTTADRIHEFETRFMDLQTKALDEIDDKRITVTQFRRKLMIMPSSIKSENKDFILSKHSLFEKAESIESIFVHLNFYLSFIDFSLLEHIIKQFGSDSLKRDMSIYAEDMRQFRMKTSVSEALDYLPRNSDAPAGYSRLTVKFAFDIQTATLEDVDKYRKRFASDFSLSQLALSLFELQESSLLVTWLVPAAVGTMISDQVQKKRSFFFFSNGILKLSLEVECLYPSMPMIKDSQSGTERSGGAMIETGAGKPSLTSLEPHHLKLYQRKVVKPTIKLEPNHLGLAIVVPFHSFLSLTNVLTRFAVYEPQDEPSLKSYIQAVDLVELKHHPILVMVYGHGLARGNLLHPSGGFINIKEDIMAPLFPPIASHLADNPKIFLFAASNSKRHALHFVEAIWENCIVGYIACDDLGDMRWVRHIVRGKLAHPSMSVQEIFTSISDQLLPFATMTVLDRLKKPVYLYPRGSELMEIHSRLPKRARVSSTPPTFSHPHGSELMKTHGRLGSRPHFPTHSRTFNRSRSQESSEDFGLLSRLGGLSIAAKEPDTESHLLEQPIKKLKTELSPKQSKGVPKQAESSDKL; from the exons ATGGCTACAAGATATAGCCAGCTCAATATTGATACTCTGAAGCAGAAGACTGGGGTAACAGACACCCAGCTAGACCAAACAATTGAGCAGGAACAATTGTGGAGCCTGGCTGGTGTACTTGGCAGCTATGATAAGTTTGTTCGAAAGCCAGGGTTTGATCTCAATAATGCCGATATAGCAGATCTGGAAACCATTGCCTCTAAGCGTAATGGAAATCAACAGGCTATGTATGAAGCTTTAAGGAAATGGGAAAATGTCATCCGTGACTTCACTTATCGGTCGTTGTTGGAGATTTTGCTTAGTTTTCGTGAAGGAGCTTTGGCTGACCAAGTGTGTAGGACTT TCATCCAGACACAAGCCAGTGAGCTGAATAAAGAAGACGCTGTGTCCTTGTCACCTGCACCAG atagaatATCACTTCCGACACGGCCACCAATTCCTGACCTAGTTGAACCAAATTCCATGGCGACAG GCACTACAACTGCTGACCGCATACATGAATTTGAGACGAGGTTTATGGATCTACAAACGAAAGCTCTCGATGAGATAGATGATAAACGAATAACTGTAACTCAGTTCCGTCGAAAGCTCATGATAATGCCAAGCTCCATCAAAAGTGAAAATAAAGATTTTATCTTATCAAAACATTCCTTGTTTGAAAAAGCAGAATCGATCGAAAGCATATTTGTGCATCTCAATTTCTACCTGAGCTTTATTGATTTCAGCCTTCTTGAGCATATTATAAAGCAATTTGGTAGTGATAGTCTGAAACGAGACATGAGCATCTATGCAGAAGACATGAGACAGTTTAGAATGAAAACCTCTGTTAGTGAAGCACTTGACTATCTTCCGAGAAATTCAGATGCTCCTGCTGGTTACTCTCGTCTAACAGTGAAATTTGCTTTTGATATTCAGACAGCAACTCTGGAAGACGTAGACAAATACAGGAAACGTTTCGCTAGTGATTTCTCACTCTCCCAGCTAGCCCTTTCTTTGTTTGAACTTCAGGAAAGCTCACTACTGGTTACATGGCTAGTGCCTGCTGCTGTAGGAACAATGATCAGTGACCAAGTGCAGAAGAAAAGgtcttttttctttttcagCAATGGTATTCTCAAACTATCGCTTGAAGTAGAATGTCTCTACCCTTCCATGCCGATGATAAAG GATAGTCAATCAGGTACAGAGAGATCTGGTGGTGCTATGATTGAAACTGGAGCTGGAAAACCCAGTTTGACCTCTCTTGAACCACATCACCTTAAACTATATCAAAGGAAGGTGGTGAAACCAACAATCAAGCTCGAACCTAATCATCTTGGACTGGCTATTGTTGTACCATTCCATTCGTTTTTGAGCCTAACGAATGTGCTCACGAGATTTGCTGTTTACGAGCCTCAAGATGAACCATCCCTAAAGTCATACATACAAGCTGTAGATCTTGTGGAGCTGAAACACCATCCCATATTAGTGATGGTATATGGACATGGACTTGCAAGGGGTAATCTTCTACACCCTTCCGGTGGCTTCATCAACATCAAGGAAGATATTATGGCACCACTATTCCCTCCTATTGCCTCACACCTTGCTGACAACCCAAAGATATTCCTGTTTGCTGCCTCAAATTCTAAACGCCATGCTCTACATTTCGTTGAAGCAATCTGGGAAAACTGCATTGTTGGTTATATTGCATGCGATGATCTCGGAGATATGCGGTGGGTGAGACACATCGTACGGGGCAAACTGGCGCACCCTTCTATGTCCGTGCAAGAGATCTTTACTTCAATTAGCGACCAACTTCTACCTTTTGCTACCATGACTGTGCTCGACCGTCTCAAGAAGCCAGTCTACTTGTATCCTCGTGGATCTGAGTTAATGGAAATTCACAGCAGATTACCCAAACGTGCACGTGTTTCCTCAACCCCACCTACATTCTCTCATCCTCATGGATCTGAGCTAATGAAAACTCACGGCAGACTAGGTTCACGTCCACATTTTCCCACACACTCACGTACATTCAATCGCAGCAGATCACAAG AATCATCCGAGGACTTCGGTTTGCTGTCACGTTTAGGTGGACTATCAATCGCTGCCAAGGAGCCTGATACTGAATCACATCTACTGGAACAACCAATCAAGAAGCTCAAAACTGAACTCTCACCAAAGCAATCGAAGGGAGTCCCCAAACAAGCTGAGTCGAGTGATAAACTCTAA
- the LOC135340528 gene encoding uncharacterized protein LOC135340528 isoform X1, producing the protein MATRYSQLNIDTDTLKQKTGVTDTQLDQTIEQEQLWSLAGLLGSYDKFVRKPGFDLNNADIADLKECAFRNGYQLAMYEALRKWENIILDFTYRSLLEILISLREGALADQVCRTFIQTQASEPNKEDTVSLSPAPGSVYFVVWIQALIFVSVTIDRMIGPPIRDSVEPNLTTGTATADHIKEFETRFMVLQKIALKEITEKRIPVTDFRQTLMIMPSSIKNENKDFIKSNYSLFEKAKSIESIFLEINFYISFIDFSLLEHIIEQFGSDSLKQDMSTYAEDMRHFRMNTPVSEALGHLPKNSDAPAGYSRLTVKFAFDIHTATLEDLETYRKRFASDFLLSQLALSLFDLQESSLLVTWLVPAAVGAMISDQVQKKSSSFFLNNSILKLSLEGDCLYPMATFSQSGKRDLMIEAVAGKPGLTSLEPHQRKVVKPTINLEPNHCGLAIVVPSHMTTHILMETLRFAVYEPQNKPSLMSYMQVVDLVELKHHPIIVMVYGLGPGNLLHTLCGLIDIKEDIMAPLFPPIATHLADNPKIFLFNACFGSSEHSVFQFIEASWENYIVGYIACDYFWVTRIVEDELASPSLSVQEIFTLISDKLPPHATMTVIDCLKEPVYLYPRGPELIETHSESQESSEESYPLLREQSMNNQSLGSIHVYGNTELISKNIHWNHRYLNKLH; encoded by the exons ATGGCTACAAGATATAGCCAGCTCAATATTGATACTGATACTCTGAAGCAGAAGACTGGGGTAACAGACACCCAGCTAGACCAAACAATTGAGCAGGAACAATTGTGGAGCCTGGCTGGTTTACTTGGCAGCTATGATAAGTTTGTTAGAAAGCCAGGGTTTGATCTCAATAATGCCGATATAGCAGATCTGAAGGAATGTGCCTTTAGGAATGGCTATCAACTGGCCATGTATGAAGCTCTGAGAAAATGGGAAAACATAATCCTTGACTTCACTTATCGGTCGTTGTTGGAGATTTTGATTAGTCTTCGTGAAGGAGCTTTGGCTGACCAAGTGTGTAGGACTT TCATCCAGACACAAGCCAGTGAGCCCAATAAAGAAGACACTGTGTCTTTGTCACCTGCACCAGGTTCAGTATACTTTGTAGTATGGATtcaagcattaatttttgtttctgttaccatagatagaatGATAGGGCCACCAATTCGTGACTCAGTTGAACCAAATTTGACGACAG GCACTGCAACTGCTGACCACATAAAAGAATTTGAGACGAGGTTTATGGTTCTTCAAAAGATAGCTCTTAAAGAAATAACTGAGAAACGAATACCCGTGACTGATTTCCGCCAAACACTCATGATAATGCCAAGCTCTATCAAAAATGAAAACAAAGATTTTATCAAATCAAACTATTCCTTGTTTGAAAAAGCTAAATCGATTGAAAGCATCTTTTTGGAGATCAATTTTTACATAAGCTTTATTGATTTCAGCCTTCTTGAGCATATCATAGAGCAATTTGGTAGTGATAGTCTGAAACAAGACATGAGCACCTATGCAGAAGACATGAGACACTTCAGAATGAACACCCCCGTTAGCGAAGCACTTGGCCATCTTCCCAAAAATTCAGATGCTCCTGCTGGTTACTCTCGTCTAACAGTGAAGTTCGCTTTTGATATTCATACTGCAACTCTTGAAGATCTAGAGACGTACAGAAAACGTTTTGCTAGTGATTTCTTGCTCTCCCAGCTAGCCCTTTCTTTGTTTGATCTCCAGGAGAGCTCACTACTGGTTACATGGCTAGTGCCTGCTGCTGTAGGAGCAATGATCAGTGATCAAGTGCAGAAGAAAAGTTCTTCTTTCTTTTTAAACAACAGTATTCTCAAACTATCACTCGAAGGGGACTGTCTCTACCCAATGGCAACG TTTAGTCAATCAGGTAAAAGGGATCTTATGATTGAAGCTGTAGCTGGAAAACCCGGTTTGACCTCTCTTGAACCACATCAAAGGAAAGTTGTGAAGCCAACAATCAACCTCGAACCTAATCATTGTGGACTGGCTATTGTTGTACCATCACACATGACAACACACATTCTCATGGAGACTTTGAGATTTGCTGTTTACGAGCCTCAAAATAAACCATCCCTGATGTCATACATGCAAGTTGTAGATCTTGTGGAGCTGAAACACCATCCCATAATAGTGATGGTATATGGACTTGGGCCAGGTAATCTTCTACACACTCTTTGTGGCCTCATCGACATCAAGGAAGATATTATGGCACCACTATTCCCTCCTATTGCCACACACCTTGCTGACAACCCAAAGATATTTTTGTTTAATGCTTGTTTCGGCTCTTCTGAACACAGTGTTTTTCAGTTTATTGAAGCATCCTGGGAAAACTACATTGTTGGTTATATTGCATGTGATTATTTCTGGGTTACACGCATCGTAGAGGACGAATTGGCATCCCCTTCTCTGTCCGTGCAAGAGATCTTCACTTTAATTAGCGACAAGCTTCCACCCCATGCTACCATGACTGTGATCGACTGTCTCAAGGAGCCAGTCTACTTGTATCCTCGTGGACCTGAGCTCATAGAAACTCACAGCGAATCACAAG AATCATCCGAGGAGTCCTATCCACTTCTACGTGAACAATCAATGAACAATCAATCGTTGGGCTCAATACACGTTTATGGCAACACTGAACTGATATCCAAAAACATCCACTGGAACCATAGATACTTGAACAAACTGCACTAA
- the LOC135340528 gene encoding uncharacterized protein LOC135340528 isoform X2 produces the protein MATRYSQLNIDTDTLKQKTGVTDTQLDQTIEQEQLWSLAGLLGSYDKFVRKPGFDLNNADIADLKECAFRNGYQLAMYEALRKWENIILDFTYRSLLEILISLREGALADQVCRTFIQTQASEPNKEDTVSLSPAPDRMIGPPIRDSVEPNLTTGTATADHIKEFETRFMVLQKIALKEITEKRIPVTDFRQTLMIMPSSIKNENKDFIKSNYSLFEKAKSIESIFLEINFYISFIDFSLLEHIIEQFGSDSLKQDMSTYAEDMRHFRMNTPVSEALGHLPKNSDAPAGYSRLTVKFAFDIHTATLEDLETYRKRFASDFLLSQLALSLFDLQESSLLVTWLVPAAVGAMISDQVQKKSSSFFLNNSILKLSLEGDCLYPMATFSQSGKRDLMIEAVAGKPGLTSLEPHQRKVVKPTINLEPNHCGLAIVVPSHMTTHILMETLRFAVYEPQNKPSLMSYMQVVDLVELKHHPIIVMVYGLGPGNLLHTLCGLIDIKEDIMAPLFPPIATHLADNPKIFLFNACFGSSEHSVFQFIEASWENYIVGYIACDYFWVTRIVEDELASPSLSVQEIFTLISDKLPPHATMTVIDCLKEPVYLYPRGPELIETHSESQESSEESYPLLREQSMNNQSLGSIHVYGNTELISKNIHWNHRYLNKLH, from the exons ATGGCTACAAGATATAGCCAGCTCAATATTGATACTGATACTCTGAAGCAGAAGACTGGGGTAACAGACACCCAGCTAGACCAAACAATTGAGCAGGAACAATTGTGGAGCCTGGCTGGTTTACTTGGCAGCTATGATAAGTTTGTTAGAAAGCCAGGGTTTGATCTCAATAATGCCGATATAGCAGATCTGAAGGAATGTGCCTTTAGGAATGGCTATCAACTGGCCATGTATGAAGCTCTGAGAAAATGGGAAAACATAATCCTTGACTTCACTTATCGGTCGTTGTTGGAGATTTTGATTAGTCTTCGTGAAGGAGCTTTGGCTGACCAAGTGTGTAGGACTT TCATCCAGACACAAGCCAGTGAGCCCAATAAAGAAGACACTGTGTCTTTGTCACCTGCACCAG atagaatGATAGGGCCACCAATTCGTGACTCAGTTGAACCAAATTTGACGACAG GCACTGCAACTGCTGACCACATAAAAGAATTTGAGACGAGGTTTATGGTTCTTCAAAAGATAGCTCTTAAAGAAATAACTGAGAAACGAATACCCGTGACTGATTTCCGCCAAACACTCATGATAATGCCAAGCTCTATCAAAAATGAAAACAAAGATTTTATCAAATCAAACTATTCCTTGTTTGAAAAAGCTAAATCGATTGAAAGCATCTTTTTGGAGATCAATTTTTACATAAGCTTTATTGATTTCAGCCTTCTTGAGCATATCATAGAGCAATTTGGTAGTGATAGTCTGAAACAAGACATGAGCACCTATGCAGAAGACATGAGACACTTCAGAATGAACACCCCCGTTAGCGAAGCACTTGGCCATCTTCCCAAAAATTCAGATGCTCCTGCTGGTTACTCTCGTCTAACAGTGAAGTTCGCTTTTGATATTCATACTGCAACTCTTGAAGATCTAGAGACGTACAGAAAACGTTTTGCTAGTGATTTCTTGCTCTCCCAGCTAGCCCTTTCTTTGTTTGATCTCCAGGAGAGCTCACTACTGGTTACATGGCTAGTGCCTGCTGCTGTAGGAGCAATGATCAGTGATCAAGTGCAGAAGAAAAGTTCTTCTTTCTTTTTAAACAACAGTATTCTCAAACTATCACTCGAAGGGGACTGTCTCTACCCAATGGCAACG TTTAGTCAATCAGGTAAAAGGGATCTTATGATTGAAGCTGTAGCTGGAAAACCCGGTTTGACCTCTCTTGAACCACATCAAAGGAAAGTTGTGAAGCCAACAATCAACCTCGAACCTAATCATTGTGGACTGGCTATTGTTGTACCATCACACATGACAACACACATTCTCATGGAGACTTTGAGATTTGCTGTTTACGAGCCTCAAAATAAACCATCCCTGATGTCATACATGCAAGTTGTAGATCTTGTGGAGCTGAAACACCATCCCATAATAGTGATGGTATATGGACTTGGGCCAGGTAATCTTCTACACACTCTTTGTGGCCTCATCGACATCAAGGAAGATATTATGGCACCACTATTCCCTCCTATTGCCACACACCTTGCTGACAACCCAAAGATATTTTTGTTTAATGCTTGTTTCGGCTCTTCTGAACACAGTGTTTTTCAGTTTATTGAAGCATCCTGGGAAAACTACATTGTTGGTTATATTGCATGTGATTATTTCTGGGTTACACGCATCGTAGAGGACGAATTGGCATCCCCTTCTCTGTCCGTGCAAGAGATCTTCACTTTAATTAGCGACAAGCTTCCACCCCATGCTACCATGACTGTGATCGACTGTCTCAAGGAGCCAGTCTACTTGTATCCTCGTGGACCTGAGCTCATAGAAACTCACAGCGAATCACAAG AATCATCCGAGGAGTCCTATCCACTTCTACGTGAACAATCAATGAACAATCAATCGTTGGGCTCAATACACGTTTATGGCAACACTGAACTGATATCCAAAAACATCCACTGGAACCATAGATACTTGAACAAACTGCACTAA
- the LOC135340526 gene encoding uncharacterized protein LOC135340526, with protein MATRYSQLNIDIDTLKQKTGVTDTQLDQTIEQEKLMSLASLLGSYEKFVPGFHLNNTDIADLKDCAFRNGYRQAMYEALKKWENIILDFTYRSLLEILISLREGVLADQVCRTFIQTQASEPNKEDTVSLSPAPDRMIGPPIRDSVEPNLTTGTATADHIKEFETRFMVLQKIALKEITEKRIPVTDFRQTLMIMPSSIKNENKDFIKSNYSLFEKAKSIESIFLEINFYISFIDFSLLEHIIEQFGSDSLKQDMSSYAEDMRQFRMKTSVSEALDHLPRSSDAPAGYSRLTVKFAFDIQTATLEDVDKYRKRFASDFSLSQLALSLFDLQESSLLVTWLVPAAVGAMISDQVQKKRSFFFLSNNILKLSLEGECLYPFMPMVKVSQSGTERSGGAMIEAGASITRKPHQRIAERINLKPNHRGLAIVVPFHSLLDLTDVLMRKLRFDIYEPQDEPSLTSYMQAVDLVELKHHPIIVVVYGRGVSGNLLRTDIGYIDIKEDIMAPLFPPIATHLADNLKIFLFIVISDSYERYGPHFVEAIWENCIVGYIACDNLNDVLWVTDIVRDRLAHSSLSVQDFLTSISNQIPPTATMTVIDRLKKPVYLHPRGSELMGTHSRSPESSEESDTLSHLGGLSIAEQSHLSGPHEPVYLHPRRSELMETHSGSQGLSGESGYLSHPSGLSIAEQSIDFTGLLEQPIEEELKTKSKGAKAIKESPKQSPLN; from the exons ATGGCTACAAGATATAGCCAGCTCAATATTGATATTGATACTCTGAAGCAGAAGACTGGGGTAACAGATACCCAGCTAGACCAAACAATTGAGCAAGAAAAATTAATGAGCTTGGCCAGTTTACTTGGCAGCTATGAAAAGTTTGTCCCAGGATTTCATCTCAATAACACTGATATAGCGGATCTGAAGGATTGTGCCTTTAGGAATGGCTATCGACAGGCCATGTATGAAGCTCTGAAGAAATGGGAAAACATAATCCTTGACTTCACTTATCGGTCGTTGTTGGAGATTTTGATTAGTCTTCGTGAAGGAGTTTTGGCTGACCAAGTGTGTAGGACTT TCATCCAGACACAAGCCAGTGAGCCCAATAAAGAAGACACTGTGTCTTTGTCACCTGCACCAG atagaatGATAGGGCCACCAATTCGTGACTCAGTTGAACCAAATTTGACGACAG GCACTGCAACTGCTGACCACATAAAAGAATTTGAGACGAGGTTTATGGTTCTTCAAAAGATAGCTCTTAAAGAAATAACTGAGAAACGAATACCCGTGACTGATTTCCGCCAAACACTCATGATAATGCCAAGCTCTATCAAAAATGAAAACAAAGATTTTATCAAATCAAACTATTCCTTGTTTGAAAAAGCTAAATCGATTGAAAGCATCTTTTTGGAGATCAATTTTTACATAAGCTTTATTGATTTCAGCCTTCTTGAGCATATCATAGAGCAATTTGGTAGTGATAGTCTGAAACAAGACATGAGCAGCTATGCAGAAGACATGAGACAGTTCAGAATGAAAACCTCTGTTAGCGAAGCACTTGACCATCTTCCGAGAAGTTCAGATGCTCCTGCTGGTTACTCTCGTCTAACAGTGAAATTTGCTTTTGATATTCAGACAGCAACTCTTGAAGACGTAGACAAATACAGGAAACGTTTCGCTAGTGATTTCTCACTCTCCCAGCTAGCCCTTTCTTTGTTTGACCTCCAGGAGAGCTCACTACTGGTTACATGGCTAGTGCCTGCCGCTGTAGGAGCAATGATCAGTGATCAAGTGCAGAAGAAGAGGTCTTTTTTCTTTTTAAGCAACAATATTCTCAAGCTATCACTTGAAGGAGAATGTCTCTACCCTTTCATGCCGATGGTAAAG GTTAGTCAGTCAGGTACAGAGAGATCTGGTGGTGCTATGATTGAAGCTGGAGCTTCGATCACTCGtaaaccacatcaaaggaTAGCGGAGCGAATCAACCTCAAACCTAATCATCGTGGACTGGCTATTGTTGTACCATTCCATTCATTGTTGGACCTAACGGACGTGCTCATGAGGAAATTGAGATTTGATATTTACGAACCTCAAGATGAACCATCCCTAACGTCATACATGCAAGCTGTAGATCTTGTGGAGCTGAAACACCATCCCATAATAGTGGTGGTATATGGACGTGGAGTGAGTGGTAATCTTCTACGCACTGATATTGGTTATATCGACATCAAGGAAGATATTATGGCACCACTATTCCCTCCTATTGCCACACACCTTGCTGACAACCTAAAGATATTCCTGTTTATTGTCATATCCGACTCTTATGAACGCTATGGTCCACATTTCGTTGAAGCAATCTGGGAAAACTGCATTGTTGGTTATATTGCATGTGATAATCTCAATGATGTGCTGTGGGTGACAGACATCGTACGGGACAGACTGGCACACTCTTCTCTGTCCGTGCAAGATTTTTTGACTTCAATTAGCAACCAGATTCCGCCCACCGCTACCATGACTGTGATCGACCGTCTCAAGAAGCCAGTTTACTTGCATCCTCGTGGATCTGAGCTAATGGGAACTCACAGCAGATCACCAG AATCATCCGAGGAGTCCGATACTCTGTCACATTTAGGTGGACTATCAATTGCTGAACAATCACATCTAAGTGGACCGCATGAGCCAGTTTACTTGCATCCTCGTAGATCTGAACTAATGGAAACTCACAGCGGATCACAAG GATTATCCGGGGAATCTGGTTATCTGTCACATCCAAGTGGACTATCAATTGCTGAACAATCAATTGATTTTACTGGTCTACTGGAACAACCAATTGAGGAGGAGCTGAAAACTAAATCCAAGGGTGCCAAAGCAATAAAAGAGTCCCCGAAGCAGAGTCCTTTAAATTGA
- the LOC135340539 gene encoding uncharacterized protein LOC135340539 isoform X1: MSHKSNGVTKKKFSRVNLALNEQSREADKSSTCRKIVCDILTLRVLGYILKQPPSCIFIFTLTVISVCLPFIGLYIAGKSKLPDLDAMQNWNSYIGKLGHNNYCFKVNPRSTKPNNRNISSILPSYPPFNKTIINNRTMLTTCVELEFDVHEKFVKDQVKKDQAKKDQSKKDQAKKDQAKKDKVKNIVLVANLIGQEIGTQIKCDGERIDGQVFVHFWLDVSPDTLSDTKCPDGYCRVNGSVLITAPSKSVPTRLPQVHEDFTFETQVINCKKLAVNDTRCPTLCQHSLDLTVPNDGTEVADIVMATDCSEESEVRVVNEHKFGAKVNDIIKIILSDTDKTVAAHHMYLAAVAVAALSLVFTLGILLTDRPTDPKPSVE, translated from the exons ATGTCTCACAAAAGTAATGGTGTTACTAAAAAGAAGTTCTCTAGAGTCAACTTAGCCCTCAATGAGCAGTCAAGAGAGGCTGACAAGagtagtacatgtaggaaGATCGTGTGCGATATTCTCACTCTGCGTGTGCTCGGATACATTCTGAAGCAACCACCATCTTGTATCTTCATCTTTACCCTGACTGTGATCTCAGTATGTCTACCTTTCATTGGACTGTATATAGCAGGGAAATCAAAGCTACCTGACCTGGACGCAATGCAG AATTGGAACTCATACATTGGTAAACTCGGACACAATAACTACTGCTTCAAAGTCAATCCTCGATCAACCAAACCCAACAATCGGAACATATCGTCCATCCTACCCTCCTACCCTCCATTCAACAAGACGATCATTAATAACAGAACCATGCTCACAACATGTGTGGAGTTAGAGTTCGATGTGCACGAAAAGTTTGTAAAGGATCAAGTAAAGAAGGATCAAGCAAAGAAGGATCAATCAAAGAAGGATCAAGCAAAGAAGGATCAAGCAAAGAAGGATAAAGTAAAGAATATAGTGTTGGTGGCTAACCTCATAGGACAAGAGATTGGGACACAAATAAAAT GTGATGGTGAGAGGATTGATGGACAAGTCTTTGTGCATTTCTGGCTGGACGTTTCACCTGACACATTGAGTGATACCA agtgCCCTGATGGCTATTGTAGAGTGAATGGGAGTGTCCTTATCACGGCCCCCTCTAAGTCTGTCCCCACTCGACTACCACAGGTACACGAGGACTTCACCTTCGAAACACAAGTCATTAACTGCAA AAAGCTAGCTGTGAATGATACAAGATGCCCTACCTTGTGTCAACACTCATTGGATCTCACTGTCCCCAATGATGGCACTGAGGTGGCCGATATTGTCATGGCAACAGACTGCTCTGAGGAGAGTGAAGTGAGAGTGGTCAACGAGCACAAGTTCGGAGCCAAAGTCAACGACATCATTAAGATCATTCTGAGCGAT actgacaAGACAGTGGCGGCCCACCACATGTACCTGGCAGCAGTGGCGGTGGCAGCTCTCAGTCTAGTGTTCACACTGGGCATACTACTCACTGACAGACCAACAGACCCTAAACCTAGCGttgagtag